One Microbacterium esteraromaticum genomic window carries:
- a CDS encoding response regulator transcription factor: MVSIRIVIADDQALVRGALAALLALEADIEVVGVAADGAEALAVVTSAVPDVCLMDIQMPGLDGIAATRQVRAASAGTRVLIVTTFARPGYLRSALDAGASGFIAKDAHAEDLAEAVRRVHAGLRVLDPALAEQSLFDGANPLSERERQILRLAGDGRSAAAIASEVFLSPGTVRNHLSSAMGKTGAANRQQAVRVAQDKGWI; the protein is encoded by the coding sequence CTGGTGAGCATCCGGATCGTGATCGCCGACGATCAGGCGCTGGTTCGCGGAGCACTCGCCGCGCTGCTCGCGCTCGAAGCCGACATCGAGGTGGTCGGCGTCGCAGCCGATGGCGCCGAGGCGCTGGCGGTCGTGACGAGCGCGGTTCCCGATGTCTGCCTGATGGACATCCAGATGCCCGGACTCGACGGCATCGCCGCGACCAGGCAGGTGCGTGCGGCGTCTGCCGGCACGCGGGTCCTGATCGTGACGACATTCGCTCGCCCCGGCTACCTGCGTTCGGCGCTCGACGCCGGTGCCAGCGGCTTCATCGCGAAGGACGCGCACGCCGAGGATCTGGCCGAGGCGGTGCGCCGAGTGCACGCGGGCCTGCGCGTGCTGGATCCCGCACTCGCCGAGCAGAGCCTGTTCGACGGAGCGAACCCGCTCAGTGAGCGAGAGCGTCAGATCCTTCGGCTCGCCGGTGACGGTCGATCGGCCGCTGCCATCGCATCCGAGGTCTTCCTGTCGCCCGGCACCGTGCGCAACCATCTCTCCTCGGCGATGGGGAAGACCGGTGCGGCCAACCGCCAGCAGGCTGTGCGCGTCGCTCAGGACAAGGGCTGGATCTGA
- a CDS encoding ABC transporter permease, with translation MTTSTAPAMRRTPVCSPRISMTMLQIEALRQLRNPYTLAFTLAMPVVMYLLFGAGPGYADLSVGHGNASFYVMASMAAYGTAVAMSSLTSLAASEAKQGWGRQLAMTPLGTAGYAVTKLLTAVTFAALALAAVFAAGIATGAAADDAWRWVAVAAIILVGGLMYGLYGLGVGLFFNPDSAAALASISMTFFAFFGNVFMPLDGVMLDIARFTPLYGFVALSRWPITDGVLTTGQADPLWMPLLSVAVWLALFTVLVVAGVRRARSRR, from the coding sequence GTGACCACGTCGACCGCCCCCGCCATGCGCCGCACTCCTGTGTGCAGTCCACGCATCTCGATGACGATGCTGCAGATCGAGGCGCTGCGTCAGCTGCGCAACCCGTACACGCTCGCCTTCACCCTGGCGATGCCGGTCGTGATGTACCTGCTGTTCGGCGCAGGCCCCGGCTACGCCGACCTGTCGGTAGGGCACGGGAACGCATCGTTCTACGTCATGGCGTCTATGGCCGCATACGGAACCGCCGTCGCCATGAGCTCGCTGACCTCACTGGCAGCATCCGAGGCGAAGCAGGGCTGGGGACGTCAGCTCGCCATGACCCCGCTCGGCACCGCGGGCTACGCCGTGACCAAGCTGCTCACGGCCGTCACGTTCGCCGCGCTGGCACTGGCCGCCGTGTTCGCGGCCGGCATCGCCACCGGCGCCGCGGCCGACGACGCGTGGCGGTGGGTCGCCGTGGCCGCGATCATCCTGGTCGGGGGACTCATGTACGGGCTCTACGGACTGGGAGTCGGGCTCTTCTTCAACCCCGACTCCGCCGCCGCGCTCGCCTCCATCTCGATGACGTTCTTCGCCTTCTTCGGAAACGTGTTCATGCCGCTCGACGGCGTGATGCTCGACATCGCCCGGTTCACCCCGCTGTACGGGTTCGTCGCACTCAGCCGCTGGCCGATCACCGATGGCGTGCTCACGACGGGCCAGGCCGATCCGCTGTGGATGCCGCTGCTGAGCGTGGCCGTCTGGCTGGCGCTGTTCACGGTGCTCGTCGTCGCCGGAGTCCGTCGTGCTCGCAGTCGCCGCTGA
- a CDS encoding sensor histidine kinase gives MTSTTAAASPRRVQASHWDRYGWLMAVVWMCFLIYPLLALLESSAPVGWIVAGWGALALFAVLYVVGFVRGLRGEGGLGRPPVRGQWTIFAALVVCAVVSVPAEGGQALSFLPFIMSFASYALTRIAHWATFAGAVIIVGLYAVLAENGPGYVTILAIVVLVGIVNTVSTWLIVRSGEAEQLGLELAMSEGREHVARDVHDLIGHSLTVVSLKAQLARRLIDTDPEQARRELAEIESLAAEAIAGVRSTVAGTRASSFDEQLAASGEVLRSAGIRTLVEGDATALSPAQGLTASWILREATTNILRHSEASTVTVLIGPGSLSVHDDGLGPGEGEGNGVRGMRERAAAAGARFTIAPAAERGTRVEVAW, from the coding sequence ATGACCTCGACCACCGCCGCTGCGTCGCCCCGCAGGGTGCAGGCGAGCCACTGGGACAGATACGGCTGGCTCATGGCGGTCGTGTGGATGTGCTTCCTCATCTATCCGCTGCTGGCCCTGCTCGAATCGAGCGCACCGGTCGGCTGGATCGTCGCCGGGTGGGGAGCGCTGGCTCTGTTCGCCGTGCTGTATGTCGTGGGCTTCGTCCGCGGTCTGCGCGGCGAGGGCGGGCTCGGGCGGCCACCGGTGCGCGGGCAGTGGACGATCTTCGCCGCACTCGTCGTCTGCGCCGTGGTGTCGGTGCCGGCCGAAGGCGGCCAGGCGCTGAGCTTTCTGCCGTTCATCATGTCGTTCGCGTCGTACGCGCTCACCCGCATCGCGCACTGGGCGACGTTCGCGGGCGCGGTGATCATCGTCGGCCTGTACGCCGTGCTCGCCGAGAACGGACCGGGCTACGTCACGATCCTCGCCATCGTGGTCCTGGTCGGCATCGTGAACACCGTGTCGACCTGGTTGATCGTGCGCTCGGGCGAGGCCGAGCAGCTCGGCCTCGAGCTCGCCATGAGCGAGGGTCGTGAGCATGTGGCCCGAGACGTGCACGACCTGATCGGTCATTCGCTGACGGTGGTGAGCCTGAAGGCGCAGCTCGCCCGTCGGCTCATCGACACCGACCCCGAGCAGGCGAGACGCGAGCTCGCAGAGATCGAGTCGCTCGCTGCCGAGGCGATCGCGGGGGTGCGCAGCACCGTGGCAGGAACGCGCGCCTCATCCTTCGACGAGCAGCTCGCCGCCAGCGGCGAGGTGCTGCGCTCGGCGGGCATCCGGACACTCGTCGAGGGGGACGCGACGGCGCTCTCGCCCGCCCAGGGGCTGACGGCGAGCTGGATTCTCCGCGAGGCGACCACCAACATACTGCGGCACTCCGAGGCGTCCACGGTCACGGTGCTGATCGGACCGGGCAGCCTGTCGGTGCACGACGACGGGCTCGGGCCGGGGGAGGGCGAGGGCAACGGCGTGCGCGGCATGCGCGAACGAGCGGCGGCGGCGGGGGCGCGCTTCACGATCGCGCCGGCAGCAGAGCGCGGCACCCGCGTGGAGGTGGCCTGGTGA